From a region of the Anomalospiza imberbis isolate Cuckoo-Finch-1a 21T00152 chromosome 3, ASM3175350v1, whole genome shotgun sequence genome:
- the COA6 gene encoding cytochrome c oxidase assembly factor 6 homolog has translation MAAPTMEERKACWGARDEFWQCLDSHGDDATKCEKLRRAFESRCPQQWVKHFDKRRDFLKYKKKLETEGYHPLEAAGKS, from the exons ATGGCGGCGCCGACGATGGAGGAGAGGAAGGCGTGCTGGGGGGCCCGGGACGAGTTCTGGCAGTGCCTGGACAGCCACGGGGACGACGCCACCAAGTGCGAGAAGCTGCGCCGGGCCTTCGAGTCGCGCTGCCCGCAGCAGTGG GTTAAACACTTTGACAAAAGAagagactttttaaaatacaaaaagaagCTTGAAACAGAAGGGTATCATCCTCTAGAAGCTGCTGGGAAGTCTTAG